The genomic stretch accagaaattgctccaaaccttgctctgacgtcgaatgacttgttcttcgacattttaaaaatatatcccCTGGcaattttggctcaaactcctgctgcatacattttgatgtattgcaatgcattttcaacgacttttactgctgttcattgcttccaactcaggaaaaaagtattgagattggacgctacctcgtatcagagctcaaacagaactgtccagcacctttgtttatgactacaaaatgagcatgagcggcagttctgcgaggaattcgcataTCACCGAGGGAGGAAgaacgacaatgatgaccaGATCCACTGTTAGCGATTTTACAAAATTTGCGAAAACTGCGACAAATATCGCAATTCTGTCGATTTTTCGCGCTACTTGCGATTTTTCGCAGTTCTTTGTCTTGTTAATGCTCACATTTCTCATGTTTCATGGTTACCCCTGCGAATATAGTTTTGTATCGGTTGATTTTTCCCCTGTCCATCCCTGCTGAGGGGATTTTCAACGTGCAGTGTGACGTAGCCAATCGGTAGTTCACCACGAAAAGGAGCCGTTCCACGGGTCAGAAGCGCTAAGTTCGAATCTTTTACCTAGTACGTACATTTCTCGTCCTCTAGAGGCCATTGTCATTGCTCGATGTTTGGAACTAAATTGACGTTTTCAATTAAGGAAGAGAAATCTTCGGTCGATACTCAAGCAAAGATTTGGAGTGATTGCAGTAGAAGAAAGGCAAGTAAGGCAAGTTTtgtaggtttttctttttttttttttttcgggtaaCTTAGGACAGCCGAGTTTTCTCTTGTCTTCTTTTTAGTAGTTAAGAAACCAAACCATTTACTTGGGAAACTTGCGAATACGGCGTTTATAGGCCTGGAAACGGTAAGAAACAACACAGACACAACTCTTTATAAGATATGTATACTTAAGTAGCTGTTTATGAGCATTAATTTTAACCGGTTTTATCGATCTGACGATAAGTTACcttacaaatccttataatttggcTTTCAGTTGGCTTTTGTGAGCATAGGGGGCCCATACAATGTGTGTAACCGATTCTTATTTTATAGTTAATGCACTGGATTTACCGCAGTTTGCTTCACCTTTGGCGATATATGGCTAAGTATAAGTATATAAAGCCCCATTTACACGGCCGAAAATTTTTGGCACGGCTCGGATGAAAAAAGTCCGCGTACCAAAAAAATTGGTTCGGCACGGATAGATTTAGTCGTGTAAACCACTTTGGCCCATCCGTGCCGGACCAAAATTTCACCCGTGCTCGGACCATGTCGAGAGGTAGTCCGAGCACGGATAAAACTGGTACGCGATCCTGAAAATCTAGCCCAGCTCGGATAAAGTGTGCAGTGTAAACGATTAGCCGTGCCGAGCTAACTTTTCTCTGATGAGCCTTCGTGCCTTTGGTCAGCACCAATGTGGGAGAGTATGTACAGATGAGCTTTTTCTTTAGTTCAATAGAAACCAAAAGTTCAATAAACACGACAGTAGTTCATTGACCACACGTTAGTTCATTGTTGAGCGTGGACAACATGCAGCTGCGGGggaaatagccacaaatacgttagaaTTTTTTGATATAAATGTGTAGCATTAACTAAGTGGTAAATACTTTTTCGTTAGTTCAGTgtgttcaataaccacacaatAATTCAATAACCGCACCAGTATTCAATGACCACCCATTTGTTCCTTGTGCGTAGACTACATGCGGCTGTGGGAATTCTAATGAACTtttcgtccgccatgtttttacAGAGAAAGCAGCATGCGCACTAGGCAAGAATCAAGTACGCTGGCCGAGATGTTGAGCCTTTTACCCGTACCAAATCATAATTTCACATCGTTTAGCACGGTAGAAAAAAGAACGTGTAAATGAGTAATCAGTACTATTTTTTTTGGTACGCGTACCACTTTCATCCAAGCCGTGCCAAAAATTTTCTGCCGTGTAAATGGGGCTTAAACCAATGTTAAATAAGTGTTGAATTACGTTACTTATGGTATATCGTCGTCCTTTTTCCTCAcaaatgtccatttttttttttgagcgattttaaaggattttgagttcgccgtttacTGTTCcttcaaaatccttcaaaatcgctcaaaaaaaactgctttttgaggcaaaaggacgactataccacaggtaaggtaattcaacacttatttaacattgatttatatacatacttAGCGCGCGATATATCgttataggtgaagcaaacgcggtaaatccagtacatttactataaaataacaatcggatACACACACACATTGTGTGGGCCCCTTGTGTTGTGAACAACATGAAGTGCAATATCTTAGTACGTACCCAGATCACATTTCTCCCCTCTCCATTGTCTAGTGCATGAGCAGgcaaaggtttctttttcttcatcgAAAACACAAGAACCCCCATTACGGCATCCTGTCATTAGACAGCCCTGAAGAAAATACATACATATACACTTTACCGCGATATGCTAAAACCTGTACCCACTAACACCTGCTGCCtttcgttctttttttcccAGCTTCCTTCTACGCCCGCTTCTGCTATAGCAAAAGAAAATGCtttaactgcaataaaaaatttcgataaaattttgtttaaaaacatttttaagaaatattaaaaaaacatttaaaaaaaagacgACGTTACAATGACGTCCGCGTCCGAGAAAGTCGAAACGTCGTCatcttttttaacgtttttttttagtatttcttgaatgtttttaagcaaaattttagCGAAATCTTTCATTGCCAAATATTTTACACAGGACTGATGATATATTAAATATTAGAATCAGCTAAATTAAACTGGGCTCTTTCATGTTACTTAACAGCAGATAGTAAACTGTTGTCCTACcttaagaaacattgaaaaagtGGAGCCAGGTTGATCAGTAAGACTGGTGTCATCGTGAATCGTTAAAAACACATACTTATGCAGTTCACAATAGCCAGTACCCAATCGCTTCCCAAAGGACTCTCTGAAGTTAGTAGACGTACACCAGGAATGTCTTAAACATGCCTGACTGCATGACAACAGACTGGGTGAATCGATTTTCTTGACTGCTTGTCTTGCTAAGCGCCTATTTTCCTTATTCACCATGTACGCATATCTAAAGTTTTCCGCGGTTGTGAAAGCTGCAGTGAGGATCAAacaaaacaagagagaaaaattCATGTTCTCTGAGCACTTCTGTCAGCCAGTGTTTCTTCTCTTCTATCTTCTATGGTGCTTACACCTGTTGGGAAGGTTATAGTATAGAACTTGCCGACTTTCAGATATAAATTAGCATTAAATGGTTTGAATGGCATTTTGTCACAACAAGGAATCAACTTATTTCTAATTTGGCGAATAAACACGCGAGACGGTACTTCTGAAATTTTCAGCCGTTCACACTTAACTAAGggtaaacggcgttttcaaaattttgatcgCTGGGTAGCGGGTTGCAGGAAGCCCAACCCgcgtaaataaaacaaacaaataaatactcGATCCGTTCACAAGTAAATAAGGATATACTTATACGTGTAGAGAAGAACTTGGTCACATATatgtgaaaaagaaaagtaatacAGACTCCAAGGAAAAATGTTCCTCTTAAGAAACATTCaaagtaattaattatttaatgcGGACGATATGACTAATTATTTAAAGAAGAAGACAATGTTAGGAGCCCAGAGTACAAACGATATAGATTACTCCTGCGTTAACTTCAGAAGGCAATTATTGCATCATTAGAAAATAGCCTATAGCTATAGAACGGTCGTGCAATATATACCTTAGTTGTTAATTAAATAAAAGTTGCTTTGGCAGTTGCTTcagaaataaaaatgcaattttttcacgactccattgtctcgcaatccccagaagagacttgagcacaaagtaaaccaaaccaaatatagaatcATTTTAAAGGTGCCTATGGCTAACTCGTGGattaaattatttgaaaaatgaaagctGATAATGAACCTGCTATTAGTCTACCGATATTGTTTAAgtctgtcaaaaaatgaaaatgtgtttaaaacaacaaacgaaagtaagaaaacaaaagaaaacggaaaaagaaaagaaaaaaaaaagaaaaagtttcctCTGTTGGGAATCGAGCCGCAGACCATAAATGTATAGGATCATCGCTGTATCTATTGCGCCACACCATGAAGGGTGAAAAACCCATGCCAAAATTAACTATTTAACTATTCTGCCGGTAAACGTTGTTTGATGCTGGTAGAGCTTCATTTATGAATAATTCAAAGCTATATTCGAGGTTCTGACGGTGAAAGTTGTTTTTTAACTCATTTCGTTGCATTTGAAATGGTCGACAAAGCAAAACCATCTCGAAGTCTCTTGTAGACGGCGTTGTACTACATTTACATGAGAGGAATTACGATTCAGTGACaataaatatttctgtttttattCAACAAAGAGACAGgcacatttcatttcagaatgatattttccaaaaaaaaaaaactgtgtagTGGGGCCGTAAGAAAAGTTAAAATATCGTTTGACTCACAGCAGAATTGTGCTGCCTGGACCCGCTTAGGAAGCCGAAGAGCAATTTCTGATATCTTCATCTTGTTTATTGCCTGGACGAGTCTAAAAGCTTCAAAAGTTCATAAACTTCTGTCTCAAAGTTGGCCATAGTGCTAGTTTGTAACATTCAAAGTCCACATGAAGACAACTTCTAGTCCTATGGAAGCTACAAAATCAGAACATCAAAAGCTCTGGGCACAATGCACGCTCAGCACTTCGTTTGGGAACGATCGATCCACGTCAATTGTCGTTTTAATATCGGGCACTTTGGTGCCAGCCGAATAATTACGAAGTGCATTCTACATTTGGGTGACACTTTTGCATAAGGCAGTGCCCACAATAACTCGGCGTTCCTTACGCTACGAGTAATCCACCAGTTAAAAATGACCAGAATCATGTTAGAATTTAAGTATATCGAACGTGGCCGTTGGGCAATTGTGCTTGGGGAACTCACCGTAATGATAATTATGCTTTAGTGACCAAGAAACAATAGCTTCGCAGCCCTTCGCATTTGGCAATTCCCAATCCCCAAGGCAACTGTTAGTGAATCAGCAGTATACGTTTCGCACCGATGCCTttaatgtttttgaaaagtacCTGTTGGCGGCATCGCACAAATTTAAAGGGAGTAAATTTGAAAGGTTTCGTCATTGTCTAGACAATGTGCAGGTGCGACTCGTTGCATCTTTCCAATCGTTGCCATGGTTATTTAGGCTCTGTTCACACTTATCACAGATAGCTCTTGCGCCGGCGCGAGAACCATACCAGTAGTTATGCTTCAGCAATTTACGCCGTTTTGGTGTATTCCCTTTGGATTTCCCCCGCAGAAAGTGGATTCCCTTCATTACATATGTAGGATTCCCTCGCAAAAAAGTTGATTCTCCTCATATATGCTGGATTCCCTCCCAAAAAACTGTGTTCCTTCATACTAATAAATGGGTTCCTCCATATCTAATGAGCGGCTCTCTTATTCAATAGacacaataggcttgcctacgCTTGCCTGCTAAGTAACTTTAGCCCAGTTTTCGGTCTgtctattaaaaaaaagtagaaataagagaagcgatcacatagcaacgcgagaaacggcttagCGCTAAAAATAGTATatgtatataaataaataaaacacacacacaaagtggagctgaaaactctctatttcaattttgacttaGTATAACAAAACCGTTATTCTCCGTTCTACCTCAaggaaacgactaactattgaagtctcagcGTTTTAggcgccgttagtcagttaattatgcgagttaacaAGCCCACACATTTACATACAAATTAGCTCTGCAGTAAAAACTCCAAGGGAGAACCTtaacgtattattataaaaacaattaataacttaacaaggatcaattaaaacacgcgactaacAAATTAATCTCCCTTGGGGTTTTTACTGCAGAACTGAACTAATTGGAAGAGGACTCAGCgctaggcctttcccgattgcgctcgtaaaatcctaaaaaagtgctggcaaaaatgaataaaaagtgctcaaaaagtgcttaaaatctcaaaatagtgctcaaaaagtgctaaaagttgtgaacagttacctctcagcttttcgtaaatatgtcaatttttactgaagtaatcaacaatctattttgcgtagtgttataGAGTACCGAAGCgttgacgtcacgttaccatggaaGCATTTTCGCTGGTTCTAAACAAAAGATCAATATGGCGTCTCTCTTCGGGTAACGCAACGAGGATAAGGCCAAGATGGTTCAATGTTTTGCTCCAGATTGTAATCATCAATCAGAAAGAGAAACATGTAAATTTTTCAGGTTTCCGAAAGAACCTAGTGAGTTCAATTGGTGGAAAAAGCTCCTAAGGTAAGGTCCAACACGCTAGGAACACGCTACGTAGTGAACTTTGACCCATTGAATTCTTCTTATTGTTCTAGTTAAGCTTCAATTACTCTTGACAATAGCGGCTTTTAATGTGTATTAATGTTCATTTGAAATAATGAATCTGTTTTAATAGACGAGAAGACAAAAGTCCGGGAAGCAGTTCTCGAGTTTGTAGCTGCCATTTTCGTGATGGACTGAAAGTAAATGGCCCTGAGGTATTTAAAAGAAATGCCGATAAACTTTTTCCAAATTCTGAAACACGTACGCCAAAGCTAGCTAAGACGAAGAAGACAACTTCAGAAGATAACAATGGCTTGGTGCTGGTTTCTGATATAATGAAGCAACTTAACGATTCGTGCTCATCAAGTGGTGAAGCCTCTAAGTGTGAAACCAGCAATGCCTCTGCGCAAAATGTCCTTCTTGAAGTCGAAGTAGAAAACTTGAGAAAGGAACTGGAGGACAGAAAGTCAAACGAGCAATATCAAAGAGAAATGTATTCGGTAATGGCCTTGAGAGATGAAGTAATATGTATGGAAACAGGTCTACCAAACAGGcaaatattttcaattgttGTGAACTATGTCAGGCGGTTCTCAgcagaaataaattatttttatggCTGGAAGGTTGAAAGCATCCTGTTAGAAGATCAAGTTTTTATAACTCAATGAAATTGCGACAGAACTACACAAACCTACACTTGGGTGAGCTCTTTCACTGTAGCACTGCAACAATCAGTAATATAATACTTACATTTGTTCATGTACTATACAAACTACTATATGAAGACTGCTTAAAATCTGTGCCATCAAGAGAGAAGAACAGAACCTCTATGCCAGAATCTTTTTCACTGTTTGGGCAGTGCAAAATGGTCATCGACTGCACTGATGTAGAAATTGCAGCACCTGGTTTAATGAGTGATCAGAAATTGACTTACTCAACATACAGGGGAATGAACTCCTTCAAAACACTTATTGGAGTTGCACCAAATGCTGTTATCACTCATGTTAGTAAATTGTTTCCAGGCTCAACATCGGATAAAGCCATTGTAGAAAAATCTGGAGTACTGGAACATTTTAAATCTGGGGATCTGATACTTGCTGACAAAGGCTTTTTGATAGCTGATATTGTTCCCACTGGTGTGTCTGTTAACATTCCCCCATTTTTATATAATGGGAAATTCAACGAGAGTGAAATTAAGCTAACAAAGACTATTGCACGGTGCAGAATTCATGTGGAAAGAGCAAATGCACGTGTCAAAGATTTTAAGATTCTAACCTTTATTCCACCATACCTGAGATGTTAcactgaaaaaattttgaaattatgtGCTGGATTGGTAAACTTGCAACACTCCCTCATTAGAGAAATTAGAGACACTGTTGACCTGGAATAGAATTTCTTTTCAGTCATGGATGGATCAAGTGACAGCAATAACATATAGTTGAGATTAAATGTGCATCCCTAGCTGTAAGCTATTCAGGCACAAAAATTAATCATATTTAGAACATAGCGTGAATAGCATAACGTGGTTGTGTTTGATTCCATTTATCCATAACCCTTCAGTAGGGGGGTTGGAAACTCCAGAGGGGTGGGTGCAGGTGGGGGCTCAAATTTCATCGCCCCGTTGCTTAATTTCTATAGTCTCAAGTCTGGTGTTTGGTAAAATGCTAGGTCATGgagtattaatttttacaacaCAGTTAGAAAATACCTAAAAGTGAGTGTTTCCAACCAACATTcatcttcatttatttcatgttAAGATTTTACCGTTACAGGTTTTATCTACAGTTTAGTTGATACCTTTTTGCAACTTAATAAAGATCACTGGATGGAAAACAGAGACTAAATTACAAATTGTATTCAAAACGTCAACTACAAAAGAGTGGCTTTCGGGTTAAATGTgtattaattaattataagCTAGTGTGtaaaaaccaaataaaagaaattgtgGAATAGTGAAGCTACACTGCTTACAGAAATGGGTATTTTGCATTACTGTCATTGCATTTCACACCTTCATGAAAACCACTCTATATTAAAACAACATTGGGAATACTATGAAATAACGTGTATCACTAACTCAATTTCTTGGTTTGAACGTGATTtgcaattgaaaaaataaatgctgATCACGAATGGAAACTATGCATGGTTCCCTTTAAGATCAAGTAAGGCTGAGCGGCTGTGTCTATAGCCTTACAGTAGATCATTAGCGAATGCTGGGATTATATGTTTAGTGTAAAAGTCCTTTAAGACACGAAGATTGTCAACCCATGCAGGATCTTTCTTGATTTGGAGAACGAGGGTTTCTTTTGTTGTCCACACAACAAAATAGCAGATCTCCCTTTCAGCTAAATGTAGCTGCCCCTGCACTTGATGCCAGTAAACATGTCCTTTATCTAGCTCATAGTGCccttctgaattttttttgataTAAAATTTATCTGATGACACTGCTTCCTCTATGGTGCAGTCTCTTTGGGTGAATGGGCACTTCACCTCTAGCAGTGCATTCCTGCCTACCAAGCCATCAGGGGAGGCACCTAGCATTCCCGACAGCTCAAGCCAAATCCCAGATTCTTCTACACAtagctttgttttttgttgaaaCATTTTCTTTGCCTCATTTTCGTTGATTACGCCCCAATTAATAGCTTGAACCCTTGATAAATCATACTGGCCAAGCACTCGCTTTATAAGGGATGGAGTGACTCTCTTGCAGTTCAAAACACTACCAAAATTACTGGCCGTCAGTCTTCCTTTCCGTATCATGTGCCAGGAAGGGTTATCTCGTTGTCCAAGAGTGGCTTTATTTACAGCTATACGCTGGTCTTCAGACATGCGAAGTTTCTC from Porites lutea chromosome 1, jaPorLute2.1, whole genome shotgun sequence encodes the following:
- the LOC140921364 gene encoding uncharacterized protein, whose protein sequence is MAAISITALTSFFSGEPKSIERGENHYKSDHIEYFQYSNGIIRGLVHASMKEKSYKVTVSLHGSEIKSAECECPRGNYKCSHAAALIIYGIHNLNRTDIECEWKKPTAPNQVKSVEELYPCPKEYNCLRREINEEDRSWFYQELKKYGNFTGTLWLLSPEPEKSNVLPVITVEEIVLSAEFVNHVDKKSYLTEKLRMSEDQRIAVNKATLGQRDNPSWHMIRKGRLTASNFGSVLNCKRVTPSLIKRVLGQYDLSRVQAINWGVINENEAKKMFQQKTKLCVEESGIWLELSGMLGASPDGLVGRNALLEVKCPFTQRDCTIEEAVSSDKFYIKKNSEGHYELDKGHVYWHQVQGQLHLAEREICYFVVWTTKETLVLQIKKDPAWVDNLRVLKDFYTKHIIPAFANDLL